One Phocaeicola dorei genomic region harbors:
- a CDS encoding SDR family NAD(P)-dependent oxidoreductase: MELKKYIKRVGRYLLTGLPVQHVTANIVTLLPNKLLCGRTALITGGTSGIGYTIAEAFLRSGASVCITGRDEARLVASIHKLKNQCSIGMDNEIHFLLLDNRDVQSFSERLKEAEHICGKIDILVNNAGLLGGDISTATEEEYDAVLDTNLKGTFFLSQMVARNMKQNKIKGNILNIASSSSFRPAASAYTLSKWGLRGLTLGLAKSFAPYGIVVNGIAPGPTVTPMILKDVSSNLLFEGNPLGRYALPEEIANMAVFLVSDMGRTVVGDIVCMTGGAGLITFDDVNYNF, translated from the coding sequence ATGGAACTGAAGAAATATATAAAGAGAGTAGGACGTTATCTGTTGACAGGATTACCTGTGCAACACGTTACAGCAAATATTGTTACTTTGCTACCGAATAAATTACTCTGTGGACGGACGGCTCTTATCACTGGTGGCACGAGTGGCATTGGGTATACTATAGCCGAAGCGTTTCTTAGGAGTGGGGCGTCAGTTTGTATCACGGGACGCGATGAAGCAAGATTGGTTGCTTCAATTCATAAATTGAAGAACCAATGCTCAATAGGTATGGATAATGAAATTCATTTTCTTTTACTTGACAACCGTGATGTCCAGTCTTTTTCCGAAAGGTTAAAAGAAGCTGAGCATATTTGTGGAAAGATCGACATTTTGGTAAACAATGCGGGCTTGCTTGGAGGAGATATATCCACCGCTACAGAGGAAGAGTATGATGCTGTATTAGATACTAATCTGAAAGGTACTTTTTTCCTTTCGCAAATGGTAGCAAGGAACATGAAGCAAAATAAGATAAAAGGCAATATTTTGAATATTGCTTCTTCTTCGTCTTTCCGACCGGCTGCATCGGCTTATACCCTATCGAAATGGGGCTTGCGAGGATTGACACTGGGACTTGCCAAATCGTTCGCACCTTACGGCATTGTGGTGAATGGCATTGCTCCTGGACCAACAGTCACTCCTATGATTTTGAAAGATGTAAGTAGTAACCTTTTATTCGAGGGAAATCCATTGGGTCGTTATGCTTTGCCTGAGGAAATAGCCAACATGGCTGTTTTCTTGGTTAGTGACATGGGAAGGACAGTGGTAGGAGACATTGTTTGCATGACGGGTGGAGCGGGACTGATTACGTTTGATGATGTGAATTATAACTTTTAA
- a CDS encoding thiamine pyrophosphate-binding protein, with translation MEQYYTDERNVQILIALLKAHGIKQVIASPGSANVTFVGSLQQDPWFEMYSCVDERSAAYMACGMAAESGEPVVLSCTGATASRNYFPALTEAFYRKLPILAVTSTQEESKIGHLIPQVIDRHQQPSDIVKCSEHLQTVKDEDDEWNVTLKANRAILELDHHGRGPVHINLTTRYSHNFSIRELPSVKVIHRYLPHGKLPPIHKRKTAVYIGSHSKWKPEDAALLEAFCHAYNAVAFCDATANYHGKYCVNYNLPACQSIADTNKNPDLLIHIGDMSDEAGMVGTPKEVWRVCQDGKLSDRYGKLSAVFEMSEGDFWSHYVAMAKEENGDDSYLMSCLNMEKRILGKLPELPFSHIYVASRLHDKIPENSVMHLGILSPLRSWSYFRFHPTVDIYCNQGGFGIDGNLSSLIGASLIHPEKLYFGVVGDLSFFYDINSLGNRHIGNNLRVLLINNSLGAEFLLFKQTNIITCVNDIESYISAENHFGNQSSVLVRHYAEDLGFEYLSASSKEEFDKVYPRFVTPELAEKSMIFEVFTHVKDENDALKRMWNIEIDKSLKGTAKKVVKFLFGHEGMNNTIKFILKK, from the coding sequence ATGGAACAATACTATACTGATGAGCGTAATGTGCAGATACTCATAGCTCTCCTTAAAGCACATGGCATAAAACAGGTGATCGCTTCTCCCGGGTCAGCTAATGTCACTTTCGTAGGGAGTTTACAACAGGACCCTTGGTTTGAAATGTACAGTTGTGTGGATGAACGTTCCGCTGCCTACATGGCTTGTGGCATGGCTGCTGAAAGCGGAGAACCGGTAGTGTTAAGTTGTACGGGAGCAACGGCATCGCGTAATTATTTCCCGGCACTTACAGAAGCTTTCTACCGTAAATTGCCCATATTGGCGGTCACTTCCACACAAGAAGAGTCCAAGATTGGTCACCTTATTCCGCAAGTCATTGACCGACATCAGCAACCTTCTGACATCGTGAAATGCAGTGAACATTTGCAAACGGTCAAAGATGAGGATGATGAATGGAATGTAACGTTAAAAGCCAACCGTGCGATTTTGGAACTTGACCACCACGGAAGAGGGCCTGTCCACATTAATCTGACAACCCGTTATAGCCATAACTTTTCCATAAGAGAATTGCCATCCGTGAAGGTTATTCATCGTTATTTGCCTCATGGTAAACTTCCACCAATCCATAAAAGAAAGACTGCTGTTTATATTGGGTCGCATTCGAAATGGAAGCCTGAGGATGCGGCTTTGTTGGAGGCGTTTTGCCACGCATACAATGCAGTCGCGTTTTGTGATGCTACTGCCAATTATCATGGAAAGTATTGTGTAAATTATAATTTACCTGCTTGCCAAAGCATAGCAGACACTAATAAAAATCCTGATTTACTGATACACATCGGGGATATGTCGGATGAGGCAGGAATGGTAGGAACCCCTAAAGAAGTATGGAGGGTTTGTCAGGACGGAAAATTGTCTGATAGATATGGAAAGCTAAGCGCTGTTTTCGAAATGTCTGAAGGAGATTTTTGGAGCCACTATGTGGCAATGGCCAAAGAAGAAAATGGAGATGATTCCTATCTTATGTCATGTTTGAATATGGAGAAGCGGATTTTGGGTAAATTGCCGGAACTTCCTTTCTCTCATATCTATGTGGCTTCTCGGCTACACGACAAAATACCTGAAAATTCAGTTATGCATTTGGGTATATTAAGCCCCTTGCGTTCATGGAGTTATTTCAGATTTCATCCCACGGTGGATATTTATTGCAACCAGGGTGGATTTGGTATCGATGGTAACCTCTCTTCTTTGATAGGTGCTTCTTTGATTCATCCTGAGAAACTTTATTTTGGAGTAGTCGGCGACTTGTCTTTCTTTTACGACATTAATTCGCTTGGTAACCGTCATATTGGGAACAACCTGCGGGTTTTGTTGATTAATAATTCTCTTGGGGCAGAATTTCTGTTGTTCAAGCAAACAAACATCATTACTTGTGTGAATGACATAGAGTCTTATATTTCAGCGGAAAACCATTTCGGTAACCAATCATCTGTATTAGTCCGCCATTATGCGGAGGATTTGGGATTCGAGTACTTGTCTGCGTCTAGTAAGGAAGAGTTTGATAAGGTTTATCCTCGTTTCGTTACTCCCGAATTAGCAGAAAAATCGATGATTTTTGAGGTTTTTACCCATGTGAAAGATGAGAATGATGCGTTAAAGAGAATGTGGAATATCGAAATAGATAAAAGTTTGAAAGGAACAGCTAAGAAAGTTGTTAAATTCCTGTTTGGACACGAGGGGATGAACAACACAATAAAATTCATATTAAAGAAATGA